From the genome of Geothrix sp. 21YS21S-4, one region includes:
- the typA gene encoding translational GTPase TypA — translation MTALEKIRNIAIIAHVDHGKTTLVDALFKGAHMFRDNQRVQERAMDSNDQERERGITILAKTTALHWGGYRFNIVDTPGHADFGGEVERVLSMVDSVLLVVDAFDGPMPQTKFVTRKALALGLRPIVVINKVDRPGARPVWAQDQVFDLLIELGATEEQLDFPCVFASAKQGYAMLDVNDASENLDPLFDTIVKHCPHPKGSPDAPLQMLVTLMDWSDFVGQIGIGRIVNGRIKVGDQVALIKRDGTIQQQKVSQLYGFEGLTRVQLPEASAGEIVALAGINDIRVGETVADAANPQALEYVDIDEPTISMMFMVNAGPFAGQDGKHVQSRRIRERLTKELQHNVALRVEDTDSPDSFKVSGRGELHLSVLIETMRREGFELCVSRPEVILHTDPETGEKLEPYEDVTIDIPEAYMGVTMEHMGNRKAEMQDMGNEGGRLRLHFKIPSRGLIGFRSEFMTDTRGEGILHSLFSHYGPHKGDLPGRKNGVLISMEACEAVGFALMNLEDRGIIFIHPGTKCYEGMIVGEHARENDLVVNVAKGKKLSNMRASGSDEATRLTPPREHTLEQALEYIEADELVEVTPNFIRMRKRVLDTNERKKSEKRSEG, via the coding sequence ATGACCGCCCTCGAGAAGATCCGCAATATCGCCATCATCGCCCACGTGGACCACGGGAAGACGACCCTCGTGGACGCCCTGTTCAAGGGCGCCCACATGTTCCGGGACAACCAGCGCGTCCAGGAACGGGCGATGGACAGCAACGACCAGGAACGCGAGCGCGGCATCACCATCCTCGCCAAGACGACGGCCCTCCACTGGGGCGGCTACCGCTTCAACATCGTGGACACCCCCGGCCACGCCGACTTCGGCGGCGAAGTGGAGCGGGTGCTGTCCATGGTGGATTCGGTCCTTCTGGTGGTGGATGCCTTCGACGGTCCCATGCCTCAGACCAAGTTCGTGACCCGGAAGGCCCTGGCCCTGGGCCTGCGGCCCATCGTGGTCATCAACAAGGTCGACCGCCCCGGCGCCCGCCCCGTGTGGGCGCAGGATCAGGTCTTCGACCTGCTGATCGAGCTGGGCGCCACGGAGGAGCAGCTGGACTTCCCCTGCGTCTTCGCCAGCGCCAAGCAGGGCTACGCCATGCTGGACGTGAACGACGCCAGCGAGAACCTCGACCCGCTGTTCGACACCATCGTCAAGCACTGCCCCCACCCCAAGGGCAGTCCCGACGCCCCCCTCCAGATGCTGGTCACCCTCATGGACTGGAGCGACTTCGTCGGCCAGATCGGGATCGGCCGCATCGTGAACGGCCGGATCAAGGTGGGCGATCAGGTGGCCCTCATCAAGCGGGACGGCACCATCCAGCAGCAGAAGGTCAGCCAGCTCTACGGCTTCGAGGGGCTCACCCGCGTCCAGCTCCCGGAGGCCAGCGCCGGCGAGATCGTGGCCCTGGCGGGCATCAACGACATCCGCGTGGGCGAGACCGTCGCGGACGCGGCGAATCCCCAGGCCCTGGAGTACGTGGACATCGACGAGCCCACCATCTCGATGATGTTCATGGTCAACGCCGGACCCTTCGCGGGCCAGGACGGGAAGCACGTCCAGAGCCGCCGGATCCGCGAGCGCCTCACCAAGGAACTGCAGCACAACGTCGCCCTGCGCGTGGAGGACACGGACAGTCCCGATTCCTTCAAGGTGAGCGGCCGCGGCGAGCTGCACCTCTCCGTGCTCATCGAGACCATGCGCCGCGAGGGCTTCGAGTTGTGCGTCAGCCGGCCCGAAGTGATCCTCCACACCGACCCCGAGACCGGCGAGAAGTTGGAACCCTACGAGGACGTCACCATCGACATCCCCGAGGCCTACATGGGCGTGACCATGGAGCACATGGGCAACCGCAAGGCCGAGATGCAGGACATGGGCAACGAGGGCGGCCGGCTGCGGCTGCACTTCAAGATCCCCAGCCGCGGCCTCATCGGCTTCCGCAGCGAATTCATGACCGACACCCGCGGCGAGGGCATCCTCCACAGCTTGTTCAGCCACTACGGCCCCCACAAGGGCGACCTGCCCGGCCGCAAGAACGGCGTGCTGATCAGCATGGAAGCCTGCGAGGCCGTGGGCTTCGCCCTCATGAACCTGGAGGACCGCGGCATCATCTTCATCCACCCCGGCACCAAGTGCTACGAGGGCATGATCGTGGGCGAGCACGCCCGCGAGAACGACCTGGTGGTGAACGTCGCCAAAGGCAAGAAGCTGTCCAACATGCGCGCCAGCGGCAGCGACGAGGCCACCCGCCTCACCCCGCCGCGGGAGCACACCCTGGAGCAGGCCCTGGAGTACATCGAGGCCGACGAGCTGGTGGAAGTGACCCCCAACTTCATCCGGATGCGCAAGCGGGTGCTCGACACCAACGAGCGCAAGAAGTCCGAGAAGCGCAGCGAAGGCTAA
- a CDS encoding YdcF family protein has translation MDAPFQAPARASFREKLGPGGLVSLGLAALSGLALAGLPWIYRLRQVLKGAAGDPAEPADAILVLGRRLERDRLTPVFEARLAHAEDLWRRGLAPRIVVAGGTTGDAARSEAEAGREWLAARGLPPEAVLLEDRSQHTLENLYNVRAHLRAEGWRTLLMVSDPLHLSRARATARGLDLVVQCSPALGCPPRAGSLRWWKRAVHEAFLLHWYHTGMAYSRLVGSKRALERVT, from the coding sequence ATGGACGCCCCTTTCCAAGCCCCGGCCCGCGCCAGTTTCCGCGAGAAGCTGGGGCCGGGGGGCTTGGTTTCCTTGGGGCTGGCCGCCCTCAGTGGCTTGGCCCTGGCGGGGCTGCCATGGATCTACCGCCTGCGGCAGGTGCTGAAGGGCGCCGCCGGAGACCCGGCGGAACCCGCGGACGCCATCCTCGTCCTGGGCCGGCGCCTGGAGCGGGATCGCCTCACCCCCGTGTTCGAGGCGCGCCTGGCCCATGCGGAGGACCTGTGGCGGCGGGGCCTGGCGCCGCGGATCGTCGTGGCCGGCGGCACCACCGGCGACGCCGCGCGGAGCGAGGCCGAAGCGGGCCGGGAATGGCTCGCCGCCCGGGGCCTGCCCCCCGAGGCCGTCCTGCTGGAGGACCGCAGCCAGCACACTCTGGAGAACCTCTACAACGTCCGTGCCCACCTCCGGGCCGAAGGCTGGCGCACCCTGCTGATGGTGTCCGATCCCCTTCACCTGAGCCGCGCGCGGGCCACCGCCCGGGGTCTGGATCTGGTCGTCCAGTGCAGTCCCGCCCTGGGCTGCCCGCCCCGCGCCGGCAGCCTCCGGTGGTGGAAGCGCGCCGTTCACGAGGCCTTCCTGCTGCACTGGTACCACACCGGCATGGCCTACAGCCGCCTCGTCGGAAGCAAGCGGGCTCTGGAGCGGGTGACCTGA
- the rsmI gene encoding 16S rRNA (cytidine(1402)-2'-O)-methyltransferase, translated as MAGHLILVPTPIGNLGDLTDRAKEALAEADLVACEDTRRTGGLLKHLGIDKPLLRFDDHAGAAAFERLGLELISGRTVAYCSDAGMPGINDPGFEIARAARAAGAKVTVLPGASAVLLAVVASGLSTHAFSFWGYLPNRSEPRRTLLKKLGTEEETVVVFETPHRIHETLADLDDLLPDREIALGRELTKLHETWYRGTPAQVKTQLGSEDRGEMVLVLAGAGAKRLVTEVDTAFDGSLPDWARAYLAAAREGGMTLREAVKPLAKHLGVQASELYRIASEL; from the coding sequence ATGGCCGGCCACCTCATCCTCGTTCCCACCCCCATCGGCAATTTGGGCGACCTCACGGATCGCGCCAAGGAGGCCCTCGCGGAGGCCGACCTGGTGGCCTGCGAGGACACCCGCCGCACCGGAGGACTGCTCAAGCACCTCGGGATCGACAAGCCCCTGCTGCGCTTCGACGATCACGCGGGCGCCGCCGCCTTCGAGCGCCTGGGCCTGGAGCTGATCTCCGGCCGAACCGTGGCCTACTGCAGCGACGCGGGGATGCCCGGCATCAACGACCCCGGCTTCGAGATCGCCCGCGCGGCGCGGGCGGCGGGCGCCAAGGTGACGGTCCTTCCCGGCGCATCCGCGGTCCTGCTGGCGGTGGTGGCCTCGGGCCTCTCCACCCACGCCTTCAGCTTCTGGGGCTACCTCCCCAATCGCAGCGAGCCCCGCCGCACCCTGCTGAAGAAGCTGGGCACCGAGGAGGAGACCGTCGTCGTGTTCGAGACGCCCCACCGAATCCACGAGACCCTCGCCGACCTCGACGACCTCCTGCCCGACCGCGAGATCGCCCTGGGCCGCGAGCTGACCAAGCTGCACGAGACCTGGTACCGCGGGACGCCCGCCCAGGTGAAGACCCAACTCGGCTCCGAAGACCGCGGCGAGATGGTGCTGGTGCTGGCGGGAGCCGGGGCCAAGCGCCTGGTGACCGAAGTGGACACGGCCTTCGACGGCTCCCTCCCCGACTGGGCCCGCGCCTACCTCGCTGCCGCGAGGGAAGGCGGGATGACGCTGCGGGAGGCGGTCAAACCGCTGGCGAAGCACCTGGGCGTGCAGGCGTCGGAGCTCTACCGCATCGCATCGGAACTGTGA
- a CDS encoding MFS transporter, protein MSTSHPLSRLQWLVFALVSAVFTTVYIPQPVLPVLRRTFGVGEGAASMAVSAVVLGIALANLPFGALSDRVAIRPILLTGGLVVAGAGVASALAPTLPLLVAARFVQGLFVPALTTCLAAHLAREVPADRLNVVMGSYVSATVVGGLAGRLLGGFVFPPEHWRWAFFVAAALLLAATLAAYAGLPAERQGGARAAETVRFRDVLLRHDLFRLYCVSAGAFFVFSSVFNYLPFHLHGAPFHWSTRAVTLLYLSYVVGIAMGPLAGRLSNRIGNGTAMVAGAVVFGGGLAVTLIPAGWAMALALGLVCAGFFTIHASAAGALNRKLSAGRGRANACYVLFYYLGGAAGITLSGHAYHRAGWHGVVALAAMVLLVPLSTGAMEMRGMAKG, encoded by the coding sequence ATGTCAACCTCCCATCCTCTCTCTCGTCTCCAATGGCTCGTCTTCGCGCTGGTGAGCGCGGTGTTCACGACGGTGTACATCCCGCAGCCGGTACTTCCGGTGCTACGGCGGACGTTCGGGGTGGGGGAGGGGGCGGCGTCGATGGCGGTGTCGGCGGTGGTGCTGGGGATCGCGTTGGCGAACCTGCCGTTCGGGGCGCTGTCGGACCGGGTGGCCATTCGGCCGATCCTGCTGACGGGGGGGCTGGTGGTGGCCGGGGCGGGGGTGGCGTCGGCGCTGGCGCCCACGCTGCCGCTATTGGTGGCGGCACGGTTCGTCCAGGGGCTGTTCGTCCCGGCGTTGACCACCTGCCTGGCGGCCCACCTGGCGCGGGAGGTGCCGGCCGACCGTCTCAACGTGGTGATGGGATCCTACGTGTCGGCCACGGTGGTGGGCGGGCTCGCGGGACGGCTGCTGGGCGGGTTCGTCTTTCCGCCCGAGCACTGGCGCTGGGCCTTCTTCGTGGCGGCGGCGCTGCTCCTGGCGGCGACGCTGGCCGCCTACGCGGGGCTGCCGGCGGAGCGCCAGGGCGGCGCGCGGGCGGCGGAGACGGTGCGCTTCCGCGACGTGCTGCTGCGCCACGACCTGTTCAGGCTCTACTGCGTGAGCGCCGGGGCGTTCTTCGTGTTCTCGTCGGTGTTCAACTACCTGCCGTTCCACCTGCACGGCGCGCCCTTCCACTGGTCCACGCGGGCGGTGACGCTGCTCTACCTGTCCTACGTCGTGGGCATCGCGATGGGGCCGCTGGCGGGCCGCCTCAGCAACCGGATCGGGAACGGCACCGCCATGGTGGCGGGGGCCGTCGTCTTCGGCGGCGGGCTGGCGGTCACCCTGATTCCCGCGGGGTGGGCCATGGCCCTGGCGCTGGGTCTGGTGTGCGCGGGGTTCTTCACCATCCACGCGTCGGCGGCCGGAGCCCTCAACCGCAAGCTGAGCGCGGGTCGGGGCCGGGCCAACGCCTGCTACGTGCTGTTCTACTACCTCGGCGGCGCCGCGGGCATCACCCTCAGCGGCCACGCTTACCACCGCGCCGGATGGCACGGCGTTGTCGCCCTGGCCGCCATGGTTCTGCTCGTGCCGTTGAGCACGGGCGCCATGGAGATGCGGGGGATGGCGAAAGGCTAA
- the nuoE gene encoding NADH-quinone oxidoreductase subunit NuoE: MSACCPSSTDNWADLERGYRAMLPEDVLAFIDANRRGERSESMLIATLHMVQAHFGHLGPGQLEAVAQLMQIPLAKVTGVATFYHYFRLQPRGKYLINVCLGTACYVKGAEKVAQKLMDELGIHFGETSKDGIFSLESTRCVGTCGLAPVVMIGDEVHGPLTPNQVPNLLETYLARAAEEMAAP; this comes from the coding sequence ATGAGCGCCTGCTGCCCCAGCTCCACCGACAACTGGGCCGACCTGGAGCGCGGCTACCGCGCCATGCTCCCCGAGGATGTCCTCGCCTTCATCGACGCCAACCGGCGCGGCGAGCGGAGCGAGAGCATGCTCATCGCGACCCTCCACATGGTGCAGGCCCACTTCGGCCACCTGGGTCCCGGCCAGCTGGAGGCCGTGGCCCAGCTGATGCAGATTCCCCTCGCCAAGGTCACGGGCGTGGCCACCTTCTATCACTACTTCCGCCTCCAGCCCCGCGGGAAGTACCTGATCAACGTCTGCCTCGGCACCGCCTGCTACGTGAAGGGCGCCGAGAAGGTGGCCCAGAAGCTGATGGACGAACTGGGCATCCACTTCGGCGAGACCAGCAAGGACGGGATCTTCAGCCTGGAGAGCACCCGCTGCGTCGGCACCTGCGGCCTGGCCCCCGTCGTGATGATCGGCGACGAAGTCCACGGCCCCCTCACCCCCAACCAGGTGCCCAACCTCCTGGAGACCTACCTCGCCCGCGCCGCGGAGGAGATGGCCGCACCCTGA
- a CDS encoding NADH-dependent [FeFe] hydrogenase, group A6, whose protein sequence is MSQMINLTIDGEPILVPTGTTVMDAAERLGIHIPRLCYHPDLSLEGNCRVCVVQVEGFDHCLASCATKAWEGMEVQTNSPVIRQARRDIVELLLDNHPRDCQTCDRDGNCELQNLAYRMGVRERHFEGKRKQFPIDDTGASVVRNAEKCILCGRCIRVCGEVQGVFNLSQHGRGFTTVVGPANLAPMDESACIQCGQCVNVCPTAAFLEQDHTERVWAALSHPRPEKHVVVTTAPAIRAALGEAFGLPVGTAVTGKMVTALRRMGFDAVFDVNFSADVTIMEEAHELLRRLESGGPLPLLTSCSPGWVSFLEKFYPELIPNMSSCKSPMQMQSTLIKTYYAQQKGVDPKDIYVVSVMPCVAKKFEAARPEHVLDGIPTTDAVITTRELAQMIKSYGIDFTRLPDSDFDHPLGASSGAGAIFAATGGVMEAALRTAAFKLTGKNLGNLELTEVRGVTGEIRETSLTLAGKTLNVAVANGLQNAKVILDAIQRGEKDYHLVEIMACPGGCICGGGQPYPPMGTYVLNRELAKARAQALYSIDAAKTVRCSHDNPDVQKLYAEFLGEPLGPVAHDLLHTHYTARTPRGIR, encoded by the coding sequence ATGTCCCAGATGATCAACCTCACCATCGACGGCGAACCCATCCTCGTGCCGACGGGCACCACCGTCATGGACGCGGCGGAGCGGCTCGGGATCCACATCCCCCGCCTCTGCTACCACCCGGACCTCAGCCTGGAGGGCAACTGCCGGGTGTGCGTGGTCCAGGTGGAGGGCTTCGACCACTGCCTGGCCTCCTGCGCCACGAAGGCCTGGGAGGGCATGGAAGTCCAGACCAACAGCCCCGTCATCCGCCAGGCCCGGCGCGACATCGTGGAGCTGCTCCTGGACAACCACCCCAGGGACTGCCAGACCTGCGACCGGGACGGCAACTGCGAGCTTCAGAACCTGGCCTACCGCATGGGGGTGCGCGAGCGCCACTTCGAGGGGAAGCGCAAGCAGTTCCCCATCGACGACACGGGCGCGTCCGTGGTGCGGAACGCCGAGAAGTGCATCCTGTGCGGGCGCTGCATCCGCGTCTGCGGCGAAGTCCAGGGCGTGTTCAACCTCAGCCAGCACGGGCGCGGCTTCACCACGGTCGTCGGCCCCGCCAACCTCGCGCCCATGGACGAGAGCGCCTGCATCCAGTGCGGGCAGTGCGTGAACGTGTGCCCCACCGCCGCGTTCCTGGAGCAGGACCACACGGAGCGCGTGTGGGCGGCGCTCAGCCATCCGCGGCCCGAGAAGCACGTGGTGGTGACCACGGCTCCCGCCATCCGCGCGGCCCTGGGCGAGGCCTTCGGGCTGCCCGTGGGCACCGCCGTCACCGGGAAGATGGTCACCGCCCTGCGCCGGATGGGCTTCGACGCCGTGTTCGACGTCAACTTCAGCGCCGACGTCACGATCATGGAGGAAGCCCACGAGCTGCTGAGGCGCCTGGAGAGCGGCGGCCCCCTGCCCCTCCTGACCTCGTGCAGCCCCGGCTGGGTCAGCTTCCTGGAGAAGTTCTACCCCGAGCTGATCCCCAACATGTCGAGCTGCAAGAGCCCGATGCAGATGCAGTCCACCCTCATCAAGACCTACTACGCGCAGCAGAAGGGCGTGGACCCCAAGGACATCTACGTGGTGTCCGTGATGCCCTGCGTCGCGAAGAAGTTCGAGGCAGCGCGGCCGGAGCACGTTCTGGACGGCATCCCCACCACGGACGCGGTGATCACCACCCGCGAGCTGGCCCAGATGATCAAGTCCTACGGCATCGACTTCACCCGCCTGCCGGACAGCGACTTCGACCATCCCCTGGGCGCGTCCTCGGGCGCCGGCGCCATCTTCGCGGCCACGGGCGGCGTGATGGAGGCGGCCCTGCGGACGGCGGCCTTCAAGCTGACCGGGAAGAACCTCGGAAACCTGGAGCTGACCGAAGTCCGCGGCGTCACCGGCGAGATCCGGGAGACCTCCCTCACCCTCGCAGGGAAGACCCTCAACGTCGCCGTCGCCAACGGCCTCCAGAACGCCAAGGTCATCCTCGACGCCATCCAGCGCGGCGAGAAGGACTACCACCTGGTGGAGATCATGGCCTGTCCCGGCGGGTGCATCTGCGGCGGGGGCCAGCCCTATCCGCCCATGGGCACCTACGTCCTGAACCGCGAGCTCGCCAAGGCCCGGGCCCAGGCGCTCTACAGCATCGACGCGGCGAAGACCGTCCGCTGCAGCCACGACAACCCCGACGTCCAGAAGCTGTACGCCGAGTTTCTCGGCGAGCCCCTGGGACCCGTGGCCCACGACCTGCTCCACACGCACTACACCGCCCGCACGCCCCGGGGGATCCGATGA
- a CDS encoding NADH-ubiquinone oxidoreductase-F iron-sulfur binding region domain-containing protein, which produces MPSSVSDFYGSLADRAGQVLAERDLDHRIVVQVGSATCEHAAGSQAVADEFVRHIRASGRNDIVLHRTGCTGRCSREPILGIHIPGRLPVKYERVDRNLVHRIFTEHIQGGSPVAKHVLDRGTDALPERELLFCEGGRCGRGTDLRTRFLELLAEAGVDPGRVGTVATGCFGACGSEEETGTFVLARPEKILYRVASEDDLRELLRVHVVEGLAADRLRVREEPIALEFLERYGDVAFFNRQSRIALRNAGVVDPESLDEYVALDGFKALAEVLGRRDPEWVIAELTKARLRGRGGGGFLTGAKWGLARKQADPARFIICNGDEGDPGAFMDRSMLESDPFNIVEGMIIGGFTIGAQKGFFYVRAEYPLAIKRIQHAIDVCRAAGLLGRDIMGSGFEFDLEIRLGAGAFVCGEETALIRSIEGERGQPKVRPPYPTDRGLWGHPTVINNVETFANVSAILRFSGDWYARIGTAKSGGTKVFALAGKVKHTGLVEVPLGTPLSRVVNDIGGGVSGGKQLKAIQTGGPAGGFIPAAWQDMEVDFEPLQKAGSIMGSGGMIVLGEDDCMVDIAKFYMAFSQEESCGKCTPCREGTTRILEILERITQGKGELADLDKLERLSKLCQRTSLCGLGRAAPNPVLSSLKHFRDEFMAHIADKHCPAKKCVALIRYEINAEKCIGCTICDRNCPVSCISGSRKEVHVIDQAACIKCGNCFDVCKFAAIDRV; this is translated from the coding sequence ATGCCTTCTTCCGTGAGCGACTTCTACGGGTCCCTGGCGGACCGCGCCGGGCAGGTCCTCGCCGAACGGGACCTGGATCACCGGATCGTCGTCCAGGTGGGCTCCGCCACCTGCGAGCACGCCGCCGGTTCCCAGGCCGTGGCCGACGAGTTCGTCCGGCACATCCGGGCGTCCGGACGGAACGACATCGTCCTCCACCGCACGGGCTGCACGGGGCGCTGCTCCCGCGAGCCCATCCTCGGCATCCACATTCCGGGCCGGCTGCCCGTGAAGTACGAGCGCGTGGACCGCAACCTGGTCCACCGGATCTTCACGGAGCACATCCAGGGCGGCTCGCCCGTGGCCAAGCACGTCCTGGACCGCGGCACGGACGCGCTGCCGGAGCGGGAGCTGCTGTTCTGCGAGGGCGGCCGCTGCGGCCGAGGCACCGACTTGCGGACGCGCTTCCTCGAACTCCTGGCGGAGGCTGGCGTGGACCCGGGCCGGGTGGGCACCGTGGCCACGGGCTGCTTCGGCGCCTGCGGCTCCGAAGAGGAGACCGGAACCTTCGTCCTCGCCCGCCCCGAGAAGATCCTGTACCGCGTGGCCTCGGAGGACGATCTCCGCGAACTGCTTCGCGTCCACGTCGTGGAGGGACTCGCGGCCGACCGCCTGCGGGTGCGGGAGGAGCCCATCGCCCTGGAGTTCCTGGAGCGCTACGGCGACGTGGCCTTCTTCAACCGCCAGAGCCGCATCGCCCTGCGGAACGCGGGCGTGGTGGATCCCGAGAGCCTGGACGAGTACGTGGCCCTGGACGGCTTCAAGGCGCTGGCCGAGGTCCTGGGGCGGCGCGATCCGGAGTGGGTGATCGCCGAGCTGACCAAGGCCCGGCTGCGAGGACGGGGCGGCGGCGGATTTCTCACCGGCGCCAAGTGGGGCCTGGCCCGGAAGCAGGCGGATCCCGCGCGCTTCATCATCTGCAACGGCGACGAGGGCGATCCCGGCGCGTTCATGGACCGCTCCATGCTGGAGAGCGACCCCTTCAACATCGTCGAAGGCATGATCATCGGCGGGTTCACCATCGGCGCGCAGAAGGGCTTCTTCTACGTCCGCGCCGAGTACCCCCTGGCCATCAAGCGCATCCAGCACGCCATCGACGTGTGCCGCGCCGCAGGCCTGCTGGGCCGGGACATCATGGGCTCGGGCTTCGAGTTCGACCTGGAGATCCGCCTGGGCGCGGGGGCCTTCGTCTGCGGCGAGGAGACCGCGCTCATCCGCTCCATCGAGGGCGAGCGCGGCCAGCCCAAGGTGCGCCCGCCCTACCCCACGGACCGCGGGCTGTGGGGCCATCCCACGGTGATCAACAACGTGGAGACCTTCGCCAACGTCTCGGCCATCCTGCGCTTCAGCGGCGACTGGTACGCCCGCATCGGCACCGCGAAGAGCGGCGGGACCAAGGTCTTCGCCCTCGCGGGGAAGGTGAAGCACACGGGCCTCGTGGAAGTGCCCCTGGGCACGCCCCTCTCCCGCGTGGTGAACGACATCGGCGGCGGCGTCTCCGGCGGGAAGCAGCTCAAGGCCATCCAGACCGGCGGCCCCGCGGGGGGCTTCATCCCCGCCGCCTGGCAGGACATGGAGGTGGACTTCGAGCCCCTCCAGAAGGCGGGCTCCATCATGGGCTCGGGCGGGATGATCGTCCTGGGCGAGGACGACTGCATGGTCGACATCGCCAAGTTCTACATGGCCTTCAGCCAGGAGGAGAGCTGCGGCAAGTGCACGCCCTGCCGGGAGGGCACCACCCGCATCCTGGAGATCCTGGAGCGCATCACCCAGGGCAAGGGCGAGCTGGCGGACCTGGACAAGCTGGAGCGCCTGTCGAAGCTGTGCCAGCGCACCAGCCTGTGCGGCCTGGGCCGCGCCGCGCCGAATCCCGTGCTCTCCAGCCTCAAGCACTTCCGCGACGAGTTCATGGCCCACATCGCGGACAAGCACTGCCCCGCGAAGAAGTGCGTGGCCCTCATCCGCTACGAGATCAACGCGGAAAAGTGCATCGGCTGCACCATCTGCGACCGCAACTGCCCGGTGTCCTGCATCTCCGGCTCCCGCAAGGAGGTCCACGTCATCGACCAGGCCGCCTGCATCAAGTGCGGGAACTGCTTCGACGTCTGCAAGTTCGCCGCGATCGACCGGGTGTAG
- the hydE gene encoding [FeFe] hydrogenase H-cluster radical SAM maturase HydE, whose translation MRDLDRSAVEAWLRETEPAALDQLWAEADRVRRERVGDEVHLRGLIEASSHCVRSCHYCGLRAPSGLARYRMTGAEILDAAREAHRLGYGSVVIQAGEDPGLTEAFIAEAVRAIKAETPLAVTLSLGERGDAELAAWKAAGADRYLLRFETSDPALYRRIHPDLPGRASDRFAQLRRMRDMGYEIGTGVMVGIPGQTWRTLAADLLCFREFDMDMIGVGPFLPSPRTPMGGPEAAGYRAPQDQVPNDELTTLKAVALTRLLCPDANLPSTTALATIDQAQGRELALQRGANVVMPNVTPPVFRVQYEIYPGKACVHETATACQGCLEGRIHSLGRRVGAGPGGRRKAPRKGSSACDSHH comes from the coding sequence GTGCGTGACCTCGACCGGAGCGCCGTGGAGGCTTGGCTGCGCGAGACGGAGCCCGCGGCGCTGGATCAGCTGTGGGCCGAGGCGGACCGGGTGCGGCGGGAGCGCGTGGGCGACGAGGTCCACCTGCGCGGGCTCATCGAAGCCTCCAGCCACTGCGTGCGGAGCTGCCACTACTGCGGGCTGCGCGCGCCCTCCGGTCTGGCCCGCTACCGGATGACGGGCGCCGAGATCCTGGACGCCGCCCGGGAGGCCCACCGCCTGGGCTACGGCAGCGTCGTGATCCAGGCGGGGGAGGACCCGGGGCTGACGGAGGCCTTCATCGCGGAGGCAGTTCGGGCCATCAAGGCGGAGACGCCCCTGGCCGTCACGCTGTCCCTGGGCGAACGCGGCGACGCGGAACTGGCCGCGTGGAAGGCCGCCGGCGCGGACCGCTACCTGCTGCGCTTCGAGACCAGCGACCCCGCGCTGTACCGCCGGATCCACCCGGACCTTCCGGGCCGAGCCAGCGACCGCTTCGCGCAGCTGCGCCGCATGCGCGACATGGGCTACGAGATCGGCACCGGCGTGATGGTGGGCATCCCGGGCCAGACCTGGCGCACCCTGGCCGCGGACCTCCTGTGCTTCCGCGAGTTCGACATGGACATGATCGGCGTGGGGCCCTTCCTCCCCAGCCCGCGCACGCCCATGGGCGGGCCGGAGGCCGCCGGCTACCGCGCGCCGCAAGACCAGGTCCCCAACGACGAACTGACCACCCTCAAGGCCGTAGCCCTCACGCGGCTGCTGTGCCCCGACGCGAACCTCCCCAGCACCACGGCCCTGGCGACCATCGACCAGGCGCAGGGCCGCGAGCTGGCCCTCCAGCGGGGGGCCAACGTCGTGATGCCGAATGTGACGCCGCCGGTCTTCCGCGTGCAGTACGAGATCTATCCCGGGAAGGCCTGCGTCCACGAAACCGCGACAGCCTGCCAGGGCTGTCTGGAAGGCCGGATCCACAGCCTGGGACGGCGGGTGGGCGCCGGTCCCGGCGGCCGCCGAAAGGCCCCGCGCAAAGGTTCATCCGCATGTGATTCGCATCACTGA